Genomic segment of Vibrio natriegens NBRC 15636 = ATCC 14048 = DSM 759:
TGGATAAGCCTTCAAGCTATCATGAATTTCTTTCACTAACTTCCCGATATTCCCTTGTTCATTTTTAGCAGGAATAACGACTGATATACTCGGCAACATTCACTCTAACCTTGTCATAGCAAGCTATAAAGACAAGCCCTATAGCCTTACTTTATTTTTACTTGTTATAAAACTCTCGGTACCAAGAAACAAACTCTGCAATACCTTCTTGTATCGATACCACAGGTCTGTACCCCGTTACTGCATAAAGATCTTCGGTATCTGCGTACGTTTGATAAACATCACCGGGCTGCATATCCCGAAAATTCTTTTTCGCTTCAATGCCGAGCTCATTTTCTATCCCGTATATAAAGTCCATCAGGTTGATAGGCGACCCGTGACCGACATTGTAAACCGCAAACGGCGCAGAGCTACTCGCTGGCGAGCCCGTCTCTACTTGCCATTGAGCATTTTGGGCAGGAATGACATCGGCTATGCGAACGATACCTTCAACGATGTCGATAATATGTGTAAAGTCTCTCCACAACTCACCGTTGTTGTTAATGTCTATCGATTCCCCGTCAAGTATCTTTTTGGTGAAGATAAATGGTGCCATGTCGGGACGTCCCCAAGAGCCATAGACAGTAAAAAATCGTAATCCAGTAGTAGGAATTTGATACAAATGAGAATAGCAATGCGCCATTAACTCATTCGATTTTTTCGTCGCGGCATATAGAGATACGGGATGGTCGACACTATCAGACGTTGCAAAAGGGACTTTACTATTCAAGCCATAAACGGAGCTAGAAGAGGCGTACACCAGGTGCTGAACACTATTCTGACGACAACCCTCT
This window contains:
- a CDS encoding NAD-dependent epimerase — encoded protein: MKYLVTGAAGFIGSATVKKLNAQGHEVVGIDNINDYYDVELKHARLSFIKNPSFRFLQIDISNRAEMEALFEKENFDRVIHLAAQAGVRYSLENPHCYVESNVTGYLNILEGCRQNSVQHLVYASSSSVYGLNSKVPFATSDSVDHPVSLYAATKKSNELMAHCYSHLYQIPTTGLRFFTVYGSWGRPDMAPFIFTKKILDGESIDINNNGELWRDFTHIIDIVEGIVRIADVIPAQNAQWQVETGSPASSSAPFAVYNVGHGSPINLMDFIYGIENELGIEAKKNFRDMQPGDVYQTYADTEDLYAVTGYRPVVSIQEGIAEFVSWYREFYNK